Below is a window of Lacrimispora xylanolytica DNA.
CAGCATAAGCGGTTTACGGGAGCGGACAATGATGTGGTATTAAAAAATGCTCCCCATATTACCCAGATATCAGATACGGTAATCCGGGTTCCTGTGATTCCAGGTTTTAATGATTCCCTGGAGGCAATTGGTGAAATTGCAGCATATGCAAAGACCCTGACAGGTATCAGAACCATACACCTTCTTCCCTACCATTCCTTTGGAGAAAACAAATATGAGCTGTTAGGGAAGAAGTACGAACTGGAACATGTTAAGCCACTGAATCCGGAAGATCTTACAGAGTGTAAGGAAGTTGTGGAAAAGTACGGTTTTCGGTGCGTAATTGGTGGATAAATTCAAATTGAGAATGGAGGAAAAGAATGGATCAGCAGTTAATTGAAAAAGTAATGAAACAAGTATCTGATGAGCTTGGAATCAAGAAAGAAACAACACGTCCGGCAGCAAACGGAATCGGGATGACTGAATTTGTGGGAACTGCCATTGGCGATACCATAGGACTTGTAATTGCCAGTGTTGACCCAATGCTTGCCGGGGCTATGAAATTAGGCAAGTACCGTTCGGTTGGTATTATTGGGGGCAGAGTCGGAGCCGGCCCCCAGATATGGGCTGTAGATGAAGCAGTAAAGGCAACCAATACAGAGATTATTTCTGTAGAGCTTCCAAGAGATACCAAAGGCGGAGCCGGACACGGAAGTTTAATCTATATCGGTGCAGAAGATGTATCTGATGCCAGAAGAGCAGTGGAAATCGCACTTCAGGTACTGCCAAAATACTTTGGAGATGTTTACTCCAATGATGCAGGACATCTGGAATTCCAGTATACGGCAAGAGCCAGCTACTGTCTGGAAAAGGCACTTGGAGCACCAGTAGGCAAGGCATTTGGAATGACCTGTGCAGGTCCCGCAGCCATTGGTACTGTTTTAGCAGATATTGCAGTAAAAGCAGCCAATGTTGAAGTGGTAGGCTATAGCTCTCCGGCATCAGGAACCAGCTATTCCAACGAGGTAATCCTAACCTTTACCGGAGATTCCGGAGCAGTAAGGCAGGCCGTGCGGGCCGCCATCGAAGCAGGCAAGAAAATGCTTGGAGCCTTGGGAGATGAACCAAAGACCTCTGAGACCCCTTACATTTAACTAAAAAAACATTCAGGAATCATAAGGAGGCTTTACAATGAGCGCAGATGCATTAGGTATGGTAGAGACAAAAGGCTTAATAGGAGCAATTGAAGCAGCAGATGCAATGGTAAAATCAGCAAACGTGACATTAGTTGGATATGAAAAAATCGGTTCAGGACTTGTAACTGTTATGGTAAGAGGAGATGTTGGAGCTGTAAAGGCAGCAACAGATGCAGGGGCTTCCGCAGCAGCATCCGTAGGCGAGCTTGTTTCTACTCATGTAATTCCACGTCCTCATACTGATGTTGAAAAGGTTCTTCCAACTCTTCAGTAAATATGGTTATGGGGCGATGATAGCCCCGTTACCAGAAATGAGGTGGATGAATTGACGATCAGTGAAGAGCAGCTAAAGCAGCTGGTGCTAAAAATCTTAAAGAGACTGGAAGAAGAGGAAAAAAGAGAAAAGAAACTCTTGTATATGGTCTGTACCTCAGCCTGGGATGAAAGATATTACAAATTTTTAGAAGAAATACAGAAAACAGGTGAATACCGTGTCTGCCCTGTCATTCCTGATGAATGGCAGGCGGAGGGACGGGAAGCCTGTTTTAGAGATTTTTCGTCCTGTGAAGGAGTACGGTATGTTTCTCAGGGGATTCCGGCAGATTTAGAAGAGGCAGTCACGGTTTTTCCGGTGGTTGCCACAGAGGTGGCGGTAAAGACCGCTCTGTGCATTCACGATACCTTTGAGACTACCTGGTTGGCAGCCTGTTTTCGGGCGGGAAGCCGGATCCTGTTTTTACAGTCCGGGCTTACTCCATTTTCAGGAAAGGAACAGCCAGCCTATCAGGAACAGATTTTATCTTATTACAGAAAGCTTTTAGAATATGGAATAGAAATCGGTTCCTGTAAAAGTCTTTCCCGGTCAGATTCCTTTAAGAGCGTTAATGAAAAGGAAAAGACCAGTAAATGTGAAACCCATGGGAAAAGGCTCATAACGGCATCCAATGTAGAAGAACATGCATCAGATGGAGTACTTCTTTTAAAAGAGGGGGACATCATTACAGATTTAGCAAAAGACAGGGCAAGGTTATTAAACATTGTCTTACAGTAAACATAAGTTGTGAGGTGATTCAATGAAACAGGCATTAGGATTGGTAGAAATCCAGGGATTGTCAACGGCAGTGCTGGTAGCAGATACCATGGTCAAAGCAGCCAATGTAACAATTCTGGAGATTGAAAACTCCAAAGGTCAAGGCTATATGACCGTTAAGGTTGCCGGAGATGTGGGAGCAGTCAATGCGGCTGTAAGCGCAGGAAAGCAGACAGGATTGGAAAACCAGAAGCTGGTGTCCTTTAAGGTCATTGCCCGGCCTGCAGATTCTGTGGAACAGATTTTTGGAGCTGCTAAAAACACAAAAACAGATGCGCCCATACAGCCGTCCGATTCTGCTCATGTGCAAACGCAGACAGAAAAGGAAGATGCGATAACAGGGAAGACAGTCGTAAAAGTAGCTATAAAAGAGACGGTAGAACCAGAAGTAGAAGAAAAATCAGAAGTTCAAATAGAAGTTAAACCAGAAGTTAAACCAAAAGCTGAATCAGCATTTAAAGCAGAAATTAAACCAGTAGTTGAACCCGCAGTTGAATCAGCAGTTCAACTAGAAGATAAATTAGAAGAAAAACCAGCATTAGTGGAACAGGCAGCAGAAGAAAAATCAGCTCAGGAACCACAGGCTGGAGCTCAGTCTGAATTACAGACTGAACCGCAGGCGGGAAAAGAGAAATCTTCTGCAACCCCATCCGGAACGAAAAAAACGGCTGGACATAAAACAAAAAATTAATCTCAGGATTTAGGCGGTACACAAAGTTCGTGGGGAATTTTTGTGGCCGGGAAAGGAAAGGGAACGTAAGTGAGACTGGCAAAGATTACAGGTACTGTTGTAGCGACCAGGAAAGATGAGACCTTAACGGGCTACAAGCTGATGATCGTTCGCAGGATTGATTCCCAAGGTAATTTCATAGATTCTGAAGAAGTGGCAGTAGATTATGTAGGGGCAGGAGTGGGCGAAATCGTTTTAATTGGCCAGGGTTCTTCTGTCCGCGTAGATAAGAAGAAGCGGGAAGCTGTGATTGACATGGCGATTATTGGAATCGTTGATACCGTCGTAGGTTAAAAGGCTCTCCTTATCAGCTTTAAAGGAAAGGAGGTAAGAATTCATATGATTAGCAGTATTTACTCCAGTGTAACGGCTGCGGTATCAGCAGCAAAGACCGCATCCGCAAAATATGCAGAGTTGACTTTAAATGAGCGGCGTGAAGTCGTAGAAGCCGTAAGAGCGGCACTTCGTCCCATGGCAGGAGAACTGGCGGCACTGACTGTGGCAGAGACCTGTATGGGAAATGAAGCGGATAAGACGGAGAAAATTCGTCTTGCCATAGAAAAAACTCCAGGTGTGGAGGATCTCATTTCAGAAATCAACACAGGGGATCACGGCATGACTCTATATGAGCTTGCTCCCGTAGGCGTTGTGTGTGCGGTTTTGCCCTCCACCAGCCCTTGCGCGACCCTCATTAATAATACCATCGGTATGCTTGCAGCAGGAAACAGCGTGATACATTGCCCTCATCCCAGAGCACTGCGGGTATCCCAGCTGGTGACGGCGGTAATTAGCAATGCCGTATTCACCACCTGTAATATTCCGGATCTTGTGGTAACGCTCCATGAAAGTCTTATGGGATATACAAAAGAGATTATGAGTCACCCGGATGTAGACCTGGTGGTGTGCACCGGATGTGCGGACTCTCTGAATCAGGCAATGGCTTCCGGTAAACGGGTGATTGCAGCAGGACCGGCAAACCCGGTTGCGATTGTAGATGAGACGGCTGATATCAGGCAGGCAGCGTATGACATTGTCCGCGGTGCAGCCTTTGATCACAATTTAATGTGTACCTCCGAAAAGTGCATGATTGTGACAGAGCAGGCAGCAGACGCTTTTATTTATCAGCTTTTAAAGAACGGGGTCTATTATGTAAAGAGCGAGGAAGAGATTCAAAAGCTTCTTAAAGCTGCTGTAACAGAAGACTTAATGGTGAATAAAAAGCTGGAAGGAAAAAGTGCTGATAAGATACTTGCCAGCGCAGGAATTTCCTGTTCATCTCCTGTAAAGCTGATTGTGGCAGAAACGGATAAGACCCATCCCTTTGTGACTCTTGAGCTTTTAATGCCCCTGGTCCCTCTGATTAAGGTTACTGATTTTGATGAAGCATTGGAGACGGCTCTTGAAGTGGAGCAGGGACTTAGGCACACAGCCACCATTCATTCCCAGTGTATTGGACATTTAAGCCGTGCAGCAAAAAAGATGCAGACCTCTGTATTTGTAAAAAACGGTCCGTCTTTACTGGGAGTTGGATTTGATCTGGAAGGGCACGCCAGTTTTACGGTTGCAACCACGACCGGAGAGGGAACTGCCACTGCAAGGCATTTTACCCGGAGGAGAAGGTGTACACTGACCGACGGCTTCGCCCTCCGTTAATCATCGAGAAAGCAGGTTGAAGGAATGTTTGAAAGGTGCGAGGATAGAACCTATTTGGTGACCTCTGAATCCGTTACAAAGGGGCATCCGGATAAAGTCTGTGACCAGATTGCAGATGGGATTTTAGATGCGTATTTGAAGGAAGACCCAGCATCCAGAGTGGCAGTAGAGGTCATGGCTTCTACGAACACCCTTATGCTGGCAGGAGAAGTCACCTCAACCGCCCGGATTGATGTGGTGGAAACCGCCAGGGAGGTTATCAGAGACATTGGATATGTGGAACCTGGAAAAGGGTTTGATGCAGATACCTGCATGATATTTACCAATATACATAATCAGTCTCCAGACATTTCCCTTGGTGTCACCAAAGGCAAAGAAGGGGAGAAGGAAGTGCTTGGCGGAGGAGACCAGGGTGTCATGTACGGCTATGCGGTCAATGAGACAGAGAGCCTGATGCCTCTGCCCTGTTATCTGGCAAACCGTCTGGCAGAGCGGCTTGATTTTGTCAGAAAGACCCAGGGAGCATCTTTTTTATATCCGGATGGAAAGACCCAGGTTACAGTGCGCTACAACCAGGCAGGTGAACCTGTGGGAATTCACAGCATTGTTGTATCTGCCCAGCACAGCGAAGCAGTTAGCCGGGAGGTACTTCATGCATTCATCCGCTGTATGGTCATTGAGCCGTTGATAGATTCCGGCCTTATAACACCTGAGACAAGAATCCATATCAATCCTACGGGACGTTTTGTCATAGGAGGTCCGGCTGGGGATACGGGAGTCACCGGAAGAAAGATTATGGTGGATACCTATGGTACCATTGGAAAGCATGGCGGAGGTGCTTTTTCTGGCAAAGATCCTACGAAAGTAGACCGCTCGGCAGCCTATATGGCTCGCTATGTGGCAAAGAACATTGTTGCCTCAGGTCTGGCAGACAGATGTGAAGTAGCGCTTGCATATGTCATCGGAGGTATCGAGCCAGAGGCAATTACGGTCAACACCTTTGGAACCGGTACCATTTCCGATCATCAGATGGAAGCGCTTGTAAAAAATGTGTTCTCTTTTGGCGTCTCCGATTGCATTTCCAAATTAAAGCTTCTAAGGCCCCAATACCAAAAGACAGCCGCTTACGGGCATTTTGGAAGAACAAATCAGGGATTTTGCTGGGAAGAAACAGATAAGGCATGGATATTAAGACAGTTAGCATTTTAATTTTAATAGATGGTTCGTATAACAAAAAACAGGAGGTATAACAAATGTCTAATGAAGCATTAGGAATGGTGGAAACAAAAGGTCTGGTAGGTGCAATTGAAGCTGCAGACGCAATGACGAAAGCAGCAAATGTAACGATGATAGGATACGAGAAAATCGGTTCTGGTCTTGTAACAATTATGGTTCGCGGAGACGTAGGTGCTGTAAAAGCATCCGTAGACGCAGGTGCAGCGGCTGCGGCAAATGTAGGGGAAGTGGTATCCTGCCATGTCATTCCAAGACCTCATACAGATGTGGAGAAGATTTTGCCAAAATTATAATAAGGAGTAAAAACCAGTTCAAAAGGAAAAGGGAATCATGGATAAAGAAGAATTAATCAAGCTTGTTACCAGGCGGGTAATGGAGAAAATGAAAGATTATGACATACATAAAGTTCCCATTGGGGTATCGAACCGGCATGTCCATGTATCCAGACAGGATTTAGACATACTTTACGGAAAGGATTATGAACTGACCAGGAAAAGCGACTTAAAACAGCCGGGACAGTTTGCAGGCAATGAGACAGTAACAATACGAGGCCCTAAGGGAGAATTTGAACGGGTACGGATTCTTGGACCAGTGAGAAAACAAAGTCAGGTCGAAGTATCAAAGACCGACAGCTTCCGTCTTGGAATCCGTCCTCTCATAAAGGAATCCGGAGACTTAACAGGAACCCCGGGACTGGATTTAATCGGTCCCAAAGGCATTGTTTCTCTTTCGAATGGTGCGATTGTTGCTTTACGCCATATCCATATGACGCCTGCACAGGCAGATGCTCTGGGGCTGAAGGACAAAGATATGGTAGAAGTAGAGACATTTGGCGAAAGACGGGGTGTATTTGGAGATGTTCTGGTTCGTGTATCGGATCAGTTTGCATTGGAAATGCACGTAGACGTTGATGAAGCCAATGCCTTTTCATTAAGCAACGGTGATCATGTAATCATTAGAAAAGAACGGTAAGGATTTCTAAAACAGATTCACAATAAGGGAAAGAAGGTAGAGACACTTGGATATGGATTTAAAAGCAATTGAACAAATGGTAGAACAGGTTTTACGTGAGATTCAGTCAGAGCAGATGATAAATGTAACAGAGCAAAGAAAAGAAGGATACGGTCTTTTCTCAACAATAGAGGAAGCGATAGAAGCTTCTGAAAAGGCACAGAAAAAACTTCTTTATACCGGCATGGCTGACCGCCAGAAATATGTGGATGTGATCCGAAAAACGGTCCTAAACAAAGAAAACTTAGAGCTGATCTCAAGACTGGCAGTGGAAGAGACAGAGATAGGCTGTTATGAGCATAAGCTTATTAAGAACCGTCTGGCAGCGGAAAAGACTCCTGGAACAGAAGATCTGATTTCTGAGGCAGTCACAGGGGATAACGGTCTTACTCTCATTGAGTATTGTCCTTTTGGTGTCATTGGAGCCATCACTCCTACCACCAATCCAACGGAGA
It encodes the following:
- the pduB gene encoding propanediol utilization microcompartment protein PduB, with amino-acid sequence MDQQLIEKVMKQVSDELGIKKETTRPAANGIGMTEFVGTAIGDTIGLVIASVDPMLAGAMKLGKYRSVGIIGGRVGAGPQIWAVDEAVKATNTEIISVELPRDTKGGAGHGSLIYIGAEDVSDARRAVEIALQVLPKYFGDVYSNDAGHLEFQYTARASYCLEKALGAPVGKAFGMTCAGPAAIGTVLADIAVKAANVEVVGYSSPASGTSYSNEVILTFTGDSGAVRQAVRAAIEAGKKMLGALGDEPKTSETPYI
- the pduA gene encoding propanediol utilization microcompartment protein PduA, with translation MSADALGMVETKGLIGAIEAADAMVKSANVTLVGYEKIGSGLVTVMVRGDVGAVKAATDAGASAAASVGELVSTHVIPRPHTDVEKVLPTLQ
- a CDS encoding BMC domain-containing protein — protein: MKQALGLVEIQGLSTAVLVADTMVKAANVTILEIENSKGQGYMTVKVAGDVGAVNAAVSAGKQTGLENQKLVSFKVIARPADSVEQIFGAAKNTKTDAPIQPSDSAHVQTQTEKEDAITGKTVVKVAIKETVEPEVEEKSEVQIEVKPEVKPKAESAFKAEIKPVVEPAVESAVQLEDKLEEKPALVEQAAEEKSAQEPQAGAQSELQTEPQAGKEKSSATPSGTKKTAGHKTKN
- a CDS encoding EutN/CcmL family microcompartment protein, with amino-acid sequence MRLAKITGTVVATRKDETLTGYKLMIVRRIDSQGNFIDSEEVAVDYVGAGVGEIVLIGQGSSVRVDKKKREAVIDMAIIGIVDTVVG
- a CDS encoding aldehyde dehydrogenase; the encoded protein is MISSIYSSVTAAVSAAKTASAKYAELTLNERREVVEAVRAALRPMAGELAALTVAETCMGNEADKTEKIRLAIEKTPGVEDLISEINTGDHGMTLYELAPVGVVCAVLPSTSPCATLINNTIGMLAAGNSVIHCPHPRALRVSQLVTAVISNAVFTTCNIPDLVVTLHESLMGYTKEIMSHPDVDLVVCTGCADSLNQAMASGKRVIAAGPANPVAIVDETADIRQAAYDIVRGAAFDHNLMCTSEKCMIVTEQAADAFIYQLLKNGVYYVKSEEEIQKLLKAAVTEDLMVNKKLEGKSADKILASAGISCSSPVKLIVAETDKTHPFVTLELLMPLVPLIKVTDFDEALETALEVEQGLRHTATIHSQCIGHLSRAAKKMQTSVFVKNGPSLLGVGFDLEGHASFTVATTTGEGTATARHFTRRRRCTLTDGFALR
- the metK gene encoding methionine adenosyltransferase; the encoded protein is MFERCEDRTYLVTSESVTKGHPDKVCDQIADGILDAYLKEDPASRVAVEVMASTNTLMLAGEVTSTARIDVVETAREVIRDIGYVEPGKGFDADTCMIFTNIHNQSPDISLGVTKGKEGEKEVLGGGDQGVMYGYAVNETESLMPLPCYLANRLAERLDFVRKTQGASFLYPDGKTQVTVRYNQAGEPVGIHSIVVSAQHSEAVSREVLHAFIRCMVIEPLIDSGLITPETRIHINPTGRFVIGGPAGDTGVTGRKIMVDTYGTIGKHGGGAFSGKDPTKVDRSAAYMARYVAKNIVASGLADRCEVALAYVIGGIEPEAITVNTFGTGTISDHQMEALVKNVFSFGVSDCISKLKLLRPQYQKTAAYGHFGRTNQGFCWEETDKAWILRQLAF
- the pduA gene encoding propanediol utilization microcompartment protein PduA, translating into MSNEALGMVETKGLVGAIEAADAMTKAANVTMIGYEKIGSGLVTIMVRGDVGAVKASVDAGAAAAANVGEVVSCHVIPRPHTDVEKILPKL
- a CDS encoding phosphate propanoyltransferase; translated protein: MDKEELIKLVTRRVMEKMKDYDIHKVPIGVSNRHVHVSRQDLDILYGKDYELTRKSDLKQPGQFAGNETVTIRGPKGEFERVRILGPVRKQSQVEVSKTDSFRLGIRPLIKESGDLTGTPGLDLIGPKGIVSLSNGAIVALRHIHMTPAQADALGLKDKDMVEVETFGERRGVFGDVLVRVSDQFALEMHVDVDEANAFSLSNGDHVIIRKER